One window of Daphnia carinata strain CSIRO-1 chromosome 7, CSIRO_AGI_Dcar_HiC_V3, whole genome shotgun sequence genomic DNA carries:
- the LOC130693008 gene encoding anoctamin-7-like isoform X5, translating to MRLKCMKQRRHNLARLFVRRRLESREQHKDDMGQTSSQPPNTGEGPNPSTDPSDKNVEAVAFRRLDRASHKDAQDTHIVVEPPPEVQDECSRNGKQVKHPKSIGTYFRDGRRKIDYVLVHEEVSLAPSRNRNHNTTIQSSLPLPFRPEEKSLQGGMRPTLLTSTTHQNTPKQNRKIDIRKTFIDKLKSQGIEIEEEFAEGKRANVRFIKLHAPFPLLAHWAEELGFRARILCQAKADEDNWSARLFKSLRLPNCFAQEIPGDPPKVCCTYPFRRSKIATLLGNLDSESYFTSTERSRIVNEILARTTYGDRRKGEVGIERLLKEGVYTASYPLHEGCFQRKVNGNEDQEKLNPRQILHGYWARWSKWSKYQPLDNVREYFGEKIAFYFAWLGFYTGWLIPPSIVGVLIFVYGLLTVDEDPASSQVCHSIGQYPMCPLCEESQGCHQWDLSDVCTYSKLSYLFDHPGTVAFAIFVSFWAVTFLEYWKRYSARLAHRWDVVDVEREEIRPRPEFALKAPSIATNPVTGIAEPAFPHSVRRKRIMAGVCFVFLMVCMVIIFIVAIIIYRIVVSIPLFQHETLKSQAQVIANLSGAVVNLVLIMALGRFYEKLAYKLTTWEMHRTQIEFEDNLTFKVFAFQFVNLYASIFYIAFFKGRFVGYPGNYLHIFGLRNEECSAGGCLVELSQQLFIIMVGKQVINNAQEILWPKAQAWWQNRKVEFTQDKGKSKRWEADYQLVENAGLFQEYLEMVWFHHDLRGSLSTCPAFCVAKQCC from the exons ATGCGCTTAAAGTGTATGAAACAACGTCGCCATAATTTGGCTAGATTG TTTGTACGACGGAGGCTTGAATCCAGGGAACAGCATAAGGACGACATGGGTCAAACGTCAAGCCAACCGCCAAACACTGGAGAAGGGCCGAATCCCTCGACGGACCCATCGGATAAAAACGTGGAAGCAGTCGCGTTCCGAAGACTTGACCGTGCGAGTCATAAGGATGCCCAAGACACG CATATTGTCGTTGAACCGCCTCCGGAAGTGCAAGACGAATGTTCCAGGAACGGTAAACAAGTTAAGCATCCAAAATCTATTGGTACTTACTTCCGCGATGGCCGGAGAAAGATAGACTATGTCCTAGTCCATGAAGAAGTCAGTCTGGCACCTAGCCGAAACAGAAATCACAACACAACAATCCAGTCATCGTTGCCCTTGCCTTTTCGTCCGGAAGAGAAATCGCTACAGGGTGGAATGCGGCCGACGCTGTTGACGTCAACAACACATCAGAACACACCAAAGCAGAACCGGAAGATAGACatcagaaaaacatttatagaTAAACTCAAATCACAAGGAATAGAAATCGAAGAg GAATTCGCTGAAGGGAAAAGAGCAAATGTCAGATTTATCAAATTGCACGCCCCTTTTCCG TTACTTGCTCATTGGGCGGAGGAACTTGGATTTCGTGCAAGAATTTTg TGCCAGGCCAAGGCCGATGAGGATAATTGGTCTGCCAGACTTTTTAAATCCTTGAGGCTACCCAACTGTTTTGCACAGGAAATCCCAGGTGATCCGCCTAAAGTTTGCTGTACGTACCCATTCCGGCGGTCGAAAATCGCAAC TTTGTTGGGCAATCTTGATAGCGAGTCTTACTTTACGTCAACGGAGCGCAGCCGAATCGTTAACGAGATTTTGGCCAGGACAACATATGGCGACCGACGTAAAGGCGAAGTTGGCATTGAACGATTGTTGAAGGAGGGCGTCTATACAGCCTCTTATCCACTGCATGAG GGTTGTTTTCAGCGAAAGGTAAATGGAAATGAAGACCAAGAGAAGTTGAATCCTCGCCAGATTTTACACGGATACTGGGCACGCTGGTCCAAGTGGTCCAAGTATCAGCCACTGGATAATGTTCGCGAGTACTTTGGCGAGAAAATTGCTTTCTATTTCGCATGGCTAGGCTTCTATACTGGCTGGCTCATTCCACCATCGATCGTTGGTGTGTTGATCTTTGTATACGGTCTGCTAACTGTAGACGAGGATCCTGCCTCAAGCCAAGTATGTCATAGCATTGGTCAATACCCCATGTGTCCGCTTTGCGAAGAGAGTCAAGGATGTCATCAGTGGGATCTAAGTGACGTGTGCACCTACTCCAAGTTATCTTACCTTTTCGATCATCCGGGAACTGTCGCCTTCGCCATCTTTGTCTCATTTTGGG ctgtcACATTCTTGGAATACTGGAAAAGATACAGCGCCCGTCTAGCTCATCGTTGGGATGTAGTAGATGTTGAACGAGAAGAAATACGCCCTCGTCCAGAATTCGCTTTGAAG GCTCCGTCTATTGCAACAAATCCCGTTACTGGCATAGCCGAACCAGCCTTTCCCCATTCAGTCAGGCGAAAGCGGATAATGGCCGGcgtctgtttcgttttcttgatG GTCTGTATGGTGATTATCTTCATCGTCGCAATTATCATCTACCGGATAGTCGTCTCCATTCCACTGTTTCAGCACGAGACCTTGAAGTCGCAAGCCCAGGTAATTGCAAATCTCTCGGGCGCCGTAGTCAATCTAGTGTTGATCATGGCTCTAGGTCGTTTTTACGAGAAGTTGGCCTACAAACTCACCACCTGGG AAATGCATCGGACGCAGATCGAGTTCGAGGACAATTTGACCTTCAAGGTCTTTGCTTTCCAGTTCGTCAATTTGTACGCATCCATCTTCTACATAGCTTTCTTCAAAGGAAGATTCGTCGGCTATCCGGGCAACTATTTGCATATTTTCGGTTTGAGGAATGAAGag TGTAGCGCTGGCGGGTGTCTGGTTGAGCTTTCCCAGCAGTTATTCATAATCATGGTCGGCAAGCAGGTCATCAACAACGCACAGGAAATCTTGTGGCCTAAAGCTCAGGCCTGGTGGCAGAATCGAAAG gtgGAATTCACTCAAGATAAAGGAAAATCTAAGAGGTGGGAGGCAGATTACCAGCTAGTTGAGAATGCTGGTTTATTTCAAGAATACCTTGAAATGG TTTGGTTTCATCACGATCTTCGTGGCAGCCTTTCCACTTGCCCCGCTTTTTGCGTTGCTAAACAATGTTGTTGA
- the LOC130693008 gene encoding anoctamin-7-like isoform X2, producing MRLKCMKQRRHNLARLFVRRRLESREQHKDDMGQTSSQPPNTGEGPNPSTDPSDKNVEAVAFRRLDRASHKDAQDTHIVVEPPPEVQDECSRNDYVLVHEEVSLAPSRNRNHNTTIQSSLPLPFRPEEKSLQGGMRPTLLTSTTHQNTPKQNRKIDIRKTFIDKLKSQGIEIEEEFAEGKRANVRFIKLHAPFPLLAHWAEELGFRARILCQAKADEDNWSARLFKSLRLPNCFAQEIPGDPPKVCCTYPFRRSKIATLLGNLDSESYFTSTERSRIVNEILARTTYGDRRKGEVGIERLLKEGVYTASYPLHEGCFQRKVNGNEDQEKLNPRQILHGYWARWSKWSKYQPLDNVREYFGEKIAFYFAWLGFYTGWLIPPSIVGVLIFVYGLLTVDEDPASSQVCHSIGQYPMCPLCEESQGCHQWDLSDVCTYSKLSYLFDHPGTVAFAIFVSFWAVTFLEYWKRYSARLAHRWDVVDVEREEIRPRPEFALKAPSIATNPVTGIAEPAFPHSVRRKRIMAGVCFVFLMVCMVIIFIVAIIIYRIVVSIPLFQHETLKSQAQVIANLSGAVVNLVLIMALGRFYEKLAYKLTTWEMHRTQIEFEDNLTFKVFAFQFVNLYASIFYIAFFKGRFVGYPGNYLHIFGLRNEECSAGGCLVELSQQLFIIMVGKQVINNAQEILWPKAQAWWQNRKVEFTQDKGKSKRWEADYQLVENAGLFQEYLEMVMQFGFITIFVAAFPLAPLFALLNNVVEIRLDAQKFVCNTRRTVGHQAKNIGIWLRILEFLVHLAVISNAFLISFTSEFLPKILYQYEHSWSMDGYVNFTLAISPKGSMIEPCYYRSFRDEDGNLTAFYWKLLVVRLAFVVIFEHFVFGVCRLIDAVVPDVPKTLAIKMKRDRYLAKQILQDPEHHIRISECT from the exons ATGCGCTTAAAGTGTATGAAACAACGTCGCCATAATTTGGCTAGATTG TTTGTACGACGGAGGCTTGAATCCAGGGAACAGCATAAGGACGACATGGGTCAAACGTCAAGCCAACCGCCAAACACTGGAGAAGGGCCGAATCCCTCGACGGACCCATCGGATAAAAACGTGGAAGCAGTCGCGTTCCGAAGACTTGACCGTGCGAGTCATAAGGATGCCCAAGACACG CATATTGTCGTTGAACCGCCTCCGGAAGTGCAAGACGAATGTTCCAGGAACG ACTATGTCCTAGTCCATGAAGAAGTCAGTCTGGCACCTAGCCGAAACAGAAATCACAACACAACAATCCAGTCATCGTTGCCCTTGCCTTTTCGTCCGGAAGAGAAATCGCTACAGGGTGGAATGCGGCCGACGCTGTTGACGTCAACAACACATCAGAACACACCAAAGCAGAACCGGAAGATAGACatcagaaaaacatttatagaTAAACTCAAATCACAAGGAATAGAAATCGAAGAg GAATTCGCTGAAGGGAAAAGAGCAAATGTCAGATTTATCAAATTGCACGCCCCTTTTCCG TTACTTGCTCATTGGGCGGAGGAACTTGGATTTCGTGCAAGAATTTTg TGCCAGGCCAAGGCCGATGAGGATAATTGGTCTGCCAGACTTTTTAAATCCTTGAGGCTACCCAACTGTTTTGCACAGGAAATCCCAGGTGATCCGCCTAAAGTTTGCTGTACGTACCCATTCCGGCGGTCGAAAATCGCAAC TTTGTTGGGCAATCTTGATAGCGAGTCTTACTTTACGTCAACGGAGCGCAGCCGAATCGTTAACGAGATTTTGGCCAGGACAACATATGGCGACCGACGTAAAGGCGAAGTTGGCATTGAACGATTGTTGAAGGAGGGCGTCTATACAGCCTCTTATCCACTGCATGAG GGTTGTTTTCAGCGAAAGGTAAATGGAAATGAAGACCAAGAGAAGTTGAATCCTCGCCAGATTTTACACGGATACTGGGCACGCTGGTCCAAGTGGTCCAAGTATCAGCCACTGGATAATGTTCGCGAGTACTTTGGCGAGAAAATTGCTTTCTATTTCGCATGGCTAGGCTTCTATACTGGCTGGCTCATTCCACCATCGATCGTTGGTGTGTTGATCTTTGTATACGGTCTGCTAACTGTAGACGAGGATCCTGCCTCAAGCCAAGTATGTCATAGCATTGGTCAATACCCCATGTGTCCGCTTTGCGAAGAGAGTCAAGGATGTCATCAGTGGGATCTAAGTGACGTGTGCACCTACTCCAAGTTATCTTACCTTTTCGATCATCCGGGAACTGTCGCCTTCGCCATCTTTGTCTCATTTTGGG ctgtcACATTCTTGGAATACTGGAAAAGATACAGCGCCCGTCTAGCTCATCGTTGGGATGTAGTAGATGTTGAACGAGAAGAAATACGCCCTCGTCCAGAATTCGCTTTGAAG GCTCCGTCTATTGCAACAAATCCCGTTACTGGCATAGCCGAACCAGCCTTTCCCCATTCAGTCAGGCGAAAGCGGATAATGGCCGGcgtctgtttcgttttcttgatG GTCTGTATGGTGATTATCTTCATCGTCGCAATTATCATCTACCGGATAGTCGTCTCCATTCCACTGTTTCAGCACGAGACCTTGAAGTCGCAAGCCCAGGTAATTGCAAATCTCTCGGGCGCCGTAGTCAATCTAGTGTTGATCATGGCTCTAGGTCGTTTTTACGAGAAGTTGGCCTACAAACTCACCACCTGGG AAATGCATCGGACGCAGATCGAGTTCGAGGACAATTTGACCTTCAAGGTCTTTGCTTTCCAGTTCGTCAATTTGTACGCATCCATCTTCTACATAGCTTTCTTCAAAGGAAGATTCGTCGGCTATCCGGGCAACTATTTGCATATTTTCGGTTTGAGGAATGAAGag TGTAGCGCTGGCGGGTGTCTGGTTGAGCTTTCCCAGCAGTTATTCATAATCATGGTCGGCAAGCAGGTCATCAACAACGCACAGGAAATCTTGTGGCCTAAAGCTCAGGCCTGGTGGCAGAATCGAAAG gtgGAATTCACTCAAGATAAAGGAAAATCTAAGAGGTGGGAGGCAGATTACCAGCTAGTTGAGAATGCTGGTTTATTTCAAGAATACCTTGAAATGG TGATGCAGTTTGGTTTCATCACGATCTTCGTGGCAGCCTTTCCACTTGCCCCGCTTTTTGCGTTGCTAAACAATGTTGTTGAAATACGACTAGATGCCCAGAAATTTGTGTGCAATACTCGACGAACTGTGGGACACCAGGCTAAAAACATTGGCATCTGGTTAAGAATATTGGAATTCCTCGTTCATCTAGCTGTTATCAGTAAT GCATTCTTGATATCATTCACGTCCGAGTTCCTTCCGAAAATTCTCTACCAGTACGAACACTCTTGGTCAATGGACGGTTACGTGAATTTCACCTTGGCTATCTCTCCGAAAG GCTCGATGATTGAACCATGCTACTACCGTAGCTTTCGTGATGAGGATGGGAATTTGACAGCATTCTACTGGAAACTCCTTGTGGTTCGATTGGCGTTTGTTGTAATTTTTGAG cATTTTGTATTTGGAGTTTGTCGATTAATTGATGCTGTCGTACCAGACGTCCCGAAGACATTGGCCATAAAGATGAAACGAGATAGATACTTAGCCAAACAAATACTGCAAGATCCAGAACATCACATTCGAATAAGCGAGTGCACGTAA
- the LOC130693008 gene encoding anoctamin-7-like isoform X1 — protein MRLKCMKQRRHNLARLFVRRRLESREQHKDDMGQTSSQPPNTGEGPNPSTDPSDKNVEAVAFRRLDRASHKDAQDTHIVVEPPPEVQDECSRNGKQVKHPKSIGTYFRDGRRKIDYVLVHEEVSLAPSRNRNHNTTIQSSLPLPFRPEEKSLQGGMRPTLLTSTTHQNTPKQNRKIDIRKTFIDKLKSQGIEIEEEFAEGKRANVRFIKLHAPFPLLAHWAEELGFRARILCQAKADEDNWSARLFKSLRLPNCFAQEIPGDPPKVCCTYPFRRSKIATLLGNLDSESYFTSTERSRIVNEILARTTYGDRRKGEVGIERLLKEGVYTASYPLHEGCFQRKVNGNEDQEKLNPRQILHGYWARWSKWSKYQPLDNVREYFGEKIAFYFAWLGFYTGWLIPPSIVGVLIFVYGLLTVDEDPASSQVCHSIGQYPMCPLCEESQGCHQWDLSDVCTYSKLSYLFDHPGTVAFAIFVSFWAVTFLEYWKRYSARLAHRWDVVDVEREEIRPRPEFALKAPSIATNPVTGIAEPAFPHSVRRKRIMAGVCFVFLMVCMVIIFIVAIIIYRIVVSIPLFQHETLKSQAQVIANLSGAVVNLVLIMALGRFYEKLAYKLTTWEMHRTQIEFEDNLTFKVFAFQFVNLYASIFYIAFFKGRFVGYPGNYLHIFGLRNEECSAGGCLVELSQQLFIIMVGKQVINNAQEILWPKAQAWWQNRKVEFTQDKGKSKRWEADYQLVENAGLFQEYLEMVMQFGFITIFVAAFPLAPLFALLNNVVEIRLDAQKFVCNTRRTVGHQAKNIGIWLRILEFLVHLAVISNAFLISFTSEFLPKILYQYEHSWSMDGYVNFTLAISPKGSMIEPCYYRSFRDEDGNLTAFYWKLLVVRLAFVVIFEHFVFGVCRLIDAVVPDVPKTLAIKMKRDRYLAKQILQDPEHHIRISECT, from the exons ATGCGCTTAAAGTGTATGAAACAACGTCGCCATAATTTGGCTAGATTG TTTGTACGACGGAGGCTTGAATCCAGGGAACAGCATAAGGACGACATGGGTCAAACGTCAAGCCAACCGCCAAACACTGGAGAAGGGCCGAATCCCTCGACGGACCCATCGGATAAAAACGTGGAAGCAGTCGCGTTCCGAAGACTTGACCGTGCGAGTCATAAGGATGCCCAAGACACG CATATTGTCGTTGAACCGCCTCCGGAAGTGCAAGACGAATGTTCCAGGAACGGTAAACAAGTTAAGCATCCAAAATCTATTGGTACTTACTTCCGCGATGGCCGGAGAAAGATAGACTATGTCCTAGTCCATGAAGAAGTCAGTCTGGCACCTAGCCGAAACAGAAATCACAACACAACAATCCAGTCATCGTTGCCCTTGCCTTTTCGTCCGGAAGAGAAATCGCTACAGGGTGGAATGCGGCCGACGCTGTTGACGTCAACAACACATCAGAACACACCAAAGCAGAACCGGAAGATAGACatcagaaaaacatttatagaTAAACTCAAATCACAAGGAATAGAAATCGAAGAg GAATTCGCTGAAGGGAAAAGAGCAAATGTCAGATTTATCAAATTGCACGCCCCTTTTCCG TTACTTGCTCATTGGGCGGAGGAACTTGGATTTCGTGCAAGAATTTTg TGCCAGGCCAAGGCCGATGAGGATAATTGGTCTGCCAGACTTTTTAAATCCTTGAGGCTACCCAACTGTTTTGCACAGGAAATCCCAGGTGATCCGCCTAAAGTTTGCTGTACGTACCCATTCCGGCGGTCGAAAATCGCAAC TTTGTTGGGCAATCTTGATAGCGAGTCTTACTTTACGTCAACGGAGCGCAGCCGAATCGTTAACGAGATTTTGGCCAGGACAACATATGGCGACCGACGTAAAGGCGAAGTTGGCATTGAACGATTGTTGAAGGAGGGCGTCTATACAGCCTCTTATCCACTGCATGAG GGTTGTTTTCAGCGAAAGGTAAATGGAAATGAAGACCAAGAGAAGTTGAATCCTCGCCAGATTTTACACGGATACTGGGCACGCTGGTCCAAGTGGTCCAAGTATCAGCCACTGGATAATGTTCGCGAGTACTTTGGCGAGAAAATTGCTTTCTATTTCGCATGGCTAGGCTTCTATACTGGCTGGCTCATTCCACCATCGATCGTTGGTGTGTTGATCTTTGTATACGGTCTGCTAACTGTAGACGAGGATCCTGCCTCAAGCCAAGTATGTCATAGCATTGGTCAATACCCCATGTGTCCGCTTTGCGAAGAGAGTCAAGGATGTCATCAGTGGGATCTAAGTGACGTGTGCACCTACTCCAAGTTATCTTACCTTTTCGATCATCCGGGAACTGTCGCCTTCGCCATCTTTGTCTCATTTTGGG ctgtcACATTCTTGGAATACTGGAAAAGATACAGCGCCCGTCTAGCTCATCGTTGGGATGTAGTAGATGTTGAACGAGAAGAAATACGCCCTCGTCCAGAATTCGCTTTGAAG GCTCCGTCTATTGCAACAAATCCCGTTACTGGCATAGCCGAACCAGCCTTTCCCCATTCAGTCAGGCGAAAGCGGATAATGGCCGGcgtctgtttcgttttcttgatG GTCTGTATGGTGATTATCTTCATCGTCGCAATTATCATCTACCGGATAGTCGTCTCCATTCCACTGTTTCAGCACGAGACCTTGAAGTCGCAAGCCCAGGTAATTGCAAATCTCTCGGGCGCCGTAGTCAATCTAGTGTTGATCATGGCTCTAGGTCGTTTTTACGAGAAGTTGGCCTACAAACTCACCACCTGGG AAATGCATCGGACGCAGATCGAGTTCGAGGACAATTTGACCTTCAAGGTCTTTGCTTTCCAGTTCGTCAATTTGTACGCATCCATCTTCTACATAGCTTTCTTCAAAGGAAGATTCGTCGGCTATCCGGGCAACTATTTGCATATTTTCGGTTTGAGGAATGAAGag TGTAGCGCTGGCGGGTGTCTGGTTGAGCTTTCCCAGCAGTTATTCATAATCATGGTCGGCAAGCAGGTCATCAACAACGCACAGGAAATCTTGTGGCCTAAAGCTCAGGCCTGGTGGCAGAATCGAAAG gtgGAATTCACTCAAGATAAAGGAAAATCTAAGAGGTGGGAGGCAGATTACCAGCTAGTTGAGAATGCTGGTTTATTTCAAGAATACCTTGAAATGG TGATGCAGTTTGGTTTCATCACGATCTTCGTGGCAGCCTTTCCACTTGCCCCGCTTTTTGCGTTGCTAAACAATGTTGTTGAAATACGACTAGATGCCCAGAAATTTGTGTGCAATACTCGACGAACTGTGGGACACCAGGCTAAAAACATTGGCATCTGGTTAAGAATATTGGAATTCCTCGTTCATCTAGCTGTTATCAGTAAT GCATTCTTGATATCATTCACGTCCGAGTTCCTTCCGAAAATTCTCTACCAGTACGAACACTCTTGGTCAATGGACGGTTACGTGAATTTCACCTTGGCTATCTCTCCGAAAG GCTCGATGATTGAACCATGCTACTACCGTAGCTTTCGTGATGAGGATGGGAATTTGACAGCATTCTACTGGAAACTCCTTGTGGTTCGATTGGCGTTTGTTGTAATTTTTGAG cATTTTGTATTTGGAGTTTGTCGATTAATTGATGCTGTCGTACCAGACGTCCCGAAGACATTGGCCATAAAGATGAAACGAGATAGATACTTAGCCAAACAAATACTGCAAGATCCAGAACATCACATTCGAATAAGCGAGTGCACGTAA
- the LOC130693008 gene encoding anoctamin-7-like isoform X3, which produces MGQTSSQPPNTGEGPNPSTDPSDKNVEAVAFRRLDRASHKDAQDTHIVVEPPPEVQDECSRNGKQVKHPKSIGTYFRDGRRKIDYVLVHEEVSLAPSRNRNHNTTIQSSLPLPFRPEEKSLQGGMRPTLLTSTTHQNTPKQNRKIDIRKTFIDKLKSQGIEIEEEFAEGKRANVRFIKLHAPFPLLAHWAEELGFRARILCQAKADEDNWSARLFKSLRLPNCFAQEIPGDPPKVCCTYPFRRSKIATLLGNLDSESYFTSTERSRIVNEILARTTYGDRRKGEVGIERLLKEGVYTASYPLHEGCFQRKVNGNEDQEKLNPRQILHGYWARWSKWSKYQPLDNVREYFGEKIAFYFAWLGFYTGWLIPPSIVGVLIFVYGLLTVDEDPASSQVCHSIGQYPMCPLCEESQGCHQWDLSDVCTYSKLSYLFDHPGTVAFAIFVSFWAVTFLEYWKRYSARLAHRWDVVDVEREEIRPRPEFALKAPSIATNPVTGIAEPAFPHSVRRKRIMAGVCFVFLMVCMVIIFIVAIIIYRIVVSIPLFQHETLKSQAQVIANLSGAVVNLVLIMALGRFYEKLAYKLTTWEMHRTQIEFEDNLTFKVFAFQFVNLYASIFYIAFFKGRFVGYPGNYLHIFGLRNEECSAGGCLVELSQQLFIIMVGKQVINNAQEILWPKAQAWWQNRKVEFTQDKGKSKRWEADYQLVENAGLFQEYLEMVMQFGFITIFVAAFPLAPLFALLNNVVEIRLDAQKFVCNTRRTVGHQAKNIGIWLRILEFLVHLAVISNAFLISFTSEFLPKILYQYEHSWSMDGYVNFTLAISPKGSMIEPCYYRSFRDEDGNLTAFYWKLLVVRLAFVVIFEHFVFGVCRLIDAVVPDVPKTLAIKMKRDRYLAKQILQDPEHHIRISECT; this is translated from the exons ATGGGTCAAACGTCAAGCCAACCGCCAAACACTGGAGAAGGGCCGAATCCCTCGACGGACCCATCGGATAAAAACGTGGAAGCAGTCGCGTTCCGAAGACTTGACCGTGCGAGTCATAAGGATGCCCAAGACACG CATATTGTCGTTGAACCGCCTCCGGAAGTGCAAGACGAATGTTCCAGGAACGGTAAACAAGTTAAGCATCCAAAATCTATTGGTACTTACTTCCGCGATGGCCGGAGAAAGATAGACTATGTCCTAGTCCATGAAGAAGTCAGTCTGGCACCTAGCCGAAACAGAAATCACAACACAACAATCCAGTCATCGTTGCCCTTGCCTTTTCGTCCGGAAGAGAAATCGCTACAGGGTGGAATGCGGCCGACGCTGTTGACGTCAACAACACATCAGAACACACCAAAGCAGAACCGGAAGATAGACatcagaaaaacatttatagaTAAACTCAAATCACAAGGAATAGAAATCGAAGAg GAATTCGCTGAAGGGAAAAGAGCAAATGTCAGATTTATCAAATTGCACGCCCCTTTTCCG TTACTTGCTCATTGGGCGGAGGAACTTGGATTTCGTGCAAGAATTTTg TGCCAGGCCAAGGCCGATGAGGATAATTGGTCTGCCAGACTTTTTAAATCCTTGAGGCTACCCAACTGTTTTGCACAGGAAATCCCAGGTGATCCGCCTAAAGTTTGCTGTACGTACCCATTCCGGCGGTCGAAAATCGCAAC TTTGTTGGGCAATCTTGATAGCGAGTCTTACTTTACGTCAACGGAGCGCAGCCGAATCGTTAACGAGATTTTGGCCAGGACAACATATGGCGACCGACGTAAAGGCGAAGTTGGCATTGAACGATTGTTGAAGGAGGGCGTCTATACAGCCTCTTATCCACTGCATGAG GGTTGTTTTCAGCGAAAGGTAAATGGAAATGAAGACCAAGAGAAGTTGAATCCTCGCCAGATTTTACACGGATACTGGGCACGCTGGTCCAAGTGGTCCAAGTATCAGCCACTGGATAATGTTCGCGAGTACTTTGGCGAGAAAATTGCTTTCTATTTCGCATGGCTAGGCTTCTATACTGGCTGGCTCATTCCACCATCGATCGTTGGTGTGTTGATCTTTGTATACGGTCTGCTAACTGTAGACGAGGATCCTGCCTCAAGCCAAGTATGTCATAGCATTGGTCAATACCCCATGTGTCCGCTTTGCGAAGAGAGTCAAGGATGTCATCAGTGGGATCTAAGTGACGTGTGCACCTACTCCAAGTTATCTTACCTTTTCGATCATCCGGGAACTGTCGCCTTCGCCATCTTTGTCTCATTTTGGG ctgtcACATTCTTGGAATACTGGAAAAGATACAGCGCCCGTCTAGCTCATCGTTGGGATGTAGTAGATGTTGAACGAGAAGAAATACGCCCTCGTCCAGAATTCGCTTTGAAG GCTCCGTCTATTGCAACAAATCCCGTTACTGGCATAGCCGAACCAGCCTTTCCCCATTCAGTCAGGCGAAAGCGGATAATGGCCGGcgtctgtttcgttttcttgatG GTCTGTATGGTGATTATCTTCATCGTCGCAATTATCATCTACCGGATAGTCGTCTCCATTCCACTGTTTCAGCACGAGACCTTGAAGTCGCAAGCCCAGGTAATTGCAAATCTCTCGGGCGCCGTAGTCAATCTAGTGTTGATCATGGCTCTAGGTCGTTTTTACGAGAAGTTGGCCTACAAACTCACCACCTGGG AAATGCATCGGACGCAGATCGAGTTCGAGGACAATTTGACCTTCAAGGTCTTTGCTTTCCAGTTCGTCAATTTGTACGCATCCATCTTCTACATAGCTTTCTTCAAAGGAAGATTCGTCGGCTATCCGGGCAACTATTTGCATATTTTCGGTTTGAGGAATGAAGag TGTAGCGCTGGCGGGTGTCTGGTTGAGCTTTCCCAGCAGTTATTCATAATCATGGTCGGCAAGCAGGTCATCAACAACGCACAGGAAATCTTGTGGCCTAAAGCTCAGGCCTGGTGGCAGAATCGAAAG gtgGAATTCACTCAAGATAAAGGAAAATCTAAGAGGTGGGAGGCAGATTACCAGCTAGTTGAGAATGCTGGTTTATTTCAAGAATACCTTGAAATGG TGATGCAGTTTGGTTTCATCACGATCTTCGTGGCAGCCTTTCCACTTGCCCCGCTTTTTGCGTTGCTAAACAATGTTGTTGAAATACGACTAGATGCCCAGAAATTTGTGTGCAATACTCGACGAACTGTGGGACACCAGGCTAAAAACATTGGCATCTGGTTAAGAATATTGGAATTCCTCGTTCATCTAGCTGTTATCAGTAAT GCATTCTTGATATCATTCACGTCCGAGTTCCTTCCGAAAATTCTCTACCAGTACGAACACTCTTGGTCAATGGACGGTTACGTGAATTTCACCTTGGCTATCTCTCCGAAAG GCTCGATGATTGAACCATGCTACTACCGTAGCTTTCGTGATGAGGATGGGAATTTGACAGCATTCTACTGGAAACTCCTTGTGGTTCGATTGGCGTTTGTTGTAATTTTTGAG cATTTTGTATTTGGAGTTTGTCGATTAATTGATGCTGTCGTACCAGACGTCCCGAAGACATTGGCCATAAAGATGAAACGAGATAGATACTTAGCCAAACAAATACTGCAAGATCCAGAACATCACATTCGAATAAGCGAGTGCACGTAA